In the genome of Thiorhodovibrio winogradskyi, the window CCAGCGGAATCCCCAGCCGCTCGGCCGAGGCCGCGCCGTGAGAATTGCAGATCAGCACCTCGGCCCCGGCCGCGCGAGCGAGCTGCTCCAGATCTTCAAGATCGCCAATTTTGACCTGCGCGGTTTTGACCTCGCGCAGACAGGGCGCATTGGCCGGTGCCACGGCAGCCACTGTCTCGGCGCCCATCTCGGCAAGCAGATCACTGAACCCCAGCAGCAAATCACCATCACCCGCGATGGCGAAGCGCCCCTGGCCGAGGGAGAAATGCGCGTCCAGCATGGCATCCTGTAGCTGCGCGCGCTGACGCTCGACTCGTTCCGGCACCGGCTCGGCACTGATGTCGGCCAACGCCATGACCAGGGCATCCATGGCATCCAAACCCATCAGATGCGCAAAACGTACATCCGGCACCCCGGTGCGGGCTTTGAGCAGGTCGGCCGCCGCGTCCATCGACCGGCCAATGACCAGGGTGGCGGCCGCATCACCCAGGGTGGCCAGTTCCTCGATGAGCGTGCCGCCGATGGTCAGTGCGCTGTAGTCGGTATCGGCCAGGTGCCCGTCGAGCGCGTCGGACAAATCCGGCACCACCACCGGACGCAGTTGGAAGCGCTCCAGCAGGTCTTTGAGGTATTCGATGTCTCCCGGCGTCAATGCAGACCCAACCAGGACATTCAGCTGCCGCTTGCGGCGACCTGGACGGGTACTGGCACTGGCGGCATCTGGGACCAGATCCTCGATGATGCGACTGACGGTCTGGGCATAGCCACTTTCCAAGCAGCCCGCGAAGTCGGGCGAATGCACCGGTACGATGGCAACCTGGTCGTATCCCGGGTAGCGGGCGCGAAACTCTTTGAGCGCGCGTTTGGGGTCGGTGCCCTGGGCTTCGACCAAGCCCGTGGTCGGCACGCCGATCAGCGCTGGCTGGTGCTTCTCACAGATCGTCCGCAGCCCTTCGATCAGATTCTCGTCACTGCCCATGATGGCGCTCACCTGATCAAGCGCCGTGGTCTGCATCGGAATGGGTTCGCGGAAATGCTGGATAAAGAAAATCTTGCCAAAGGCGGTGCAGCCCTGGGAGCCATGCAGCAGCGGGATGCCGCGATTGAAGCCGAGAAAGGCCAGGGTGGCGCCAAGGGTGGAACTGGCCTTCAGCGGGCTGACGGACAGGGCCTTATTGCGTTTGACGATCTCAGCCATGAGCCACCTCTTGCGCGGTCGCGTTGGCCGACTCTGGCGCGAGTTGCCCCGACCTCGCTTCAGCCTTCACACCAGAACGCCAGGGCGGCGCGCGGCGTACCCGCGACCAGATCGGACTCGATAGTGTCACATCAAGCTGCCGCGCCAGCTCCAGCATGCCTTCATAGCCGGCATAGCCAAACTCGCGCTCCTGATTCACATCCAGAAAGGGCAAACGCGCCTTTAGCGCGGTGTATTGGTTGCGCCCGCCGGCGATCATCATGTCGACCTGGTATTTGGCACAGAGATCGAGCAGCCCGCGTGGATTGCCGTCCTCGATCATCACCGCCTCCTCGCCCATCAGCGCGCGGATGCGCGCCTTGTCGTCCTCGGTCGACTTACGCGTACCGGTCGCCACCACCGTCATGCCGAGATCCTGCAGCGCACTGATCACCGACCAGGACTTGACCCCACCGGTGTAGAGCAACACCCGCTTGCCGGCAAATTTCTCCCGCCAGGGCGCCAGTGCCTGATGGATACGCGCCTCCTCGCGCGCGATCAGCGCCTCGGTGCGGGCGCTCAGATTTGGATCATTGAGCAGCCGGGCGAAGTCGCGCAGGGCGCGCGAGACATCGGCGACGCCGTAAAAACTCCCCTCGAACCAGGGCGTGCCATAGCTTTCCCGCAGCTTGCGCGCCACATTGATCATCGCCTTGGAGCAGACCATCATATTGGCCCGCGAGCGGTGCATGGTTTGGACCTCGTGGAAGCGAGCATCACCCGAGAGCGTGCACAGCACCCGCAACCCCAACTCATCGAGCAAGGGCAGCATATGCCACAGCTCGCCGGCAATGTTGTACTCGCCGATCAGGCAAATGTCGTGGACTTTGAAATCCGCCCGTTCAATGCCGGGCGGAATGGGATCGGGCTCGCGCGTGCCGCAGACATCGCGCACCATCACCTCGCCGGCGATGCGATTGCCAAGGTTCTTGGTGCCATAAAACCCCGCCGCGTCGACCGAGATCACCGGCTTGCCCCAGCGCTGGCTGGCCGCGCGGCACAGGGCGCCAACATCATCGCCAGTCAGCGCCGGCACACATGTGTTGTAAACAAAGACCGCCGCCGGGTCATAGTTGTCAATGGCTTGCTTGATGCCATGAAACAGCCGCTTCTCGCCGCGGCCCATGATGACGTCCTGTTCAGTCAAGTCCGTGGTCATGCCGACCTTAAACAGTGTCGGCCCCGAGGAGCGGGTGCCGCGATTATCCCAGGCACTGCCGGCGCAGGCGATGGAGCCATGCACGATGTGGGCGACATCGGCGATCGGTAGCAGCGCGATTTGCGCGCCGTCGAAGGAGCAGCCGCCGGCCGTCGCCCCAGGTTTGAGCTTGGCGCAGCCGGACTTGGACTTCTGGTTATGTTCGCAGGCCGGCTCGTCGAGCAGGGCCGCGATGTCTTGTTGCTTCATGTCGACTCCTTTTGGCGCCTTGTTCCCTTGTTCAATGGACGTCGTTTTAGTGTCGTCTTACGGGAACCAGCGTCTTGATGAATCCCGTTAAGCAAAGATCACGCCATATATTCAAGGAATTGATTAGAATGAAAAAATCCAGAAACCTGCTTGTCGCAAAAGCAACAAACCACCAAAGGGGGGACGATTATCGACACTGGTTAGGAAAGTTGCCGGTTTCCGTGACGACGGCCGGCCATTTGGGCGAGTCCAATACCCCAGCTTAAGGATGCAAGGTAGCCGTTCGCACTTGCCTCTTGGGCAAGGTCGCGGGTATGTTGGCGCGGTTTGGATTTTATGCCGGGGCGATTGGAGCTTGCCTGGCAACCGAGCCGGCCGCCATTCTTCGAGACACTCGAATGGCCCGGAGTTTTTTCGATATTGAGGCCAAGCATGTCCCCAACCGATTTCTCCCCTGCCCATCCGAACTCGCGCGGACCCCAAAATTCCCAAACACGCCGGCTGCTCGATCTGCCGCTGCCGCCCGAGACCATCGCACTGCTGAGCGCCGCACCGAGCGTGACAATCGCCAGCAGGCATGATGAGCTGATCAAACTCGCGGTGCGCGACGCACCCACCGACGGCTCGCAGGAGGTCGCCTACGAGGTTCCCGGCCGCGGCCGGGTGGTCGAGGCCGAGGTCTGCCGCACCCGCAACGGCATCTGCGCGAACTATATCGAACCTTACATGCGTCGGCGCGACCCGGACTGCCTGGTGATCGGTGACGACCGCCCGACGGACAAACCAACCTTTGATGCCCGCTTTGGGGGGGCCTTCGACCCGGTGCGCGCGGCGACCTTCGACTGGCTCAAGACACAGCCACTCGCGGTCTTCGCCTTTCATGCCGGACTGCCTAGTCCAGCTACCCAGGCACTGGCGATTGTTCCGGACAATGCTGGCTTTTTCGCGCTGGGACTGGCACTTCTGCAAGGCATCGTCCCTCTGGAGGAACTGCCCGCGGACTTCCAGCCCAAGGCACTGATTTATGTCGCGCCGCCGTTTCGGCACACCCACTTCGAAGGTCGGCAGATCGTCGTTCATAATCGGCGCGAGAACCTGCACGAGCTCTTTAGCTACAACCTCTATCCCGGTCCAAGTGCCAAGAAGGGCGTTTACGGGGTGTTGCTCAATATCGGTGAGGAAGAACGTTGGGTGACCATGCACTGCGCCACGGTGCAAGTGGTCACTCCTTACGAGAATAAGGTGGTGATCTCGCACGAAGGCGCAAGCGGCGGTGGCAAGAGTGAGATGCTCGAGTATGCCCACCGCCAGCCCGACGGCACCCTGCTGCTGGGGCGCAACCTGGAGACTGGCGAGACACGCAAGTTCACCCTTCCCAAGGGCTGCGATCTGCGCCCCGTGACCGACGACATGGCGCTCTGCCACCCCTCGCTGGAGAAAGGCAACGGCAAGCTGAGCTTGATGGATGCCGAGGATGCCTGGTTCGTGCGTTGCAACCATATTGACCGCTATGGCACTGATCCGCACATCGAGGCGCTCACAGTGCATCCGCCGCAGCCGCTTTTGTTTCTCAACATACACGGAAGACCCGGCGCCACGACCCTGCTTTGGGAGCACATTGAAGACGCTCCCGGCGAGCCCTGCCCGAATCCGCGTGTGATCATTCCGCGCAAAATCATTCCCCAAGTCGTGCAAGGCGCGGTCGACGTGGATGTGCGCAGCATGGGCGTGCGCACGCCGCCCTGCACCACCGAGCGACCAAGTTACGGCATCATCGGCCTGTTCCATCTGCTACCGCCCGCCCTTGCCTGGCTGTGGCGGCTGGTTGCGCCACGCGGCCACGCCAACCCGAGCATTGTCGAGACCGAGGGCATGACCTCCGAGGGCGTGGGCTCCTATTGGCCCTTCGCCACCGGGCGCATGGTCGATCATGCCAACCTGCTGCTGAACCAAATCATCGACACCCCCGAGGTGCGCTATGTGCTGATCCCCAACCAGCATATCGGCGCCTGGGAGGTTGGCTTCATGCCGCAGTGGATCACCCGCGAGTACCTGGCGCGCCGCGGTGGCGCGCGCTTCGCCGCCAACCGCATGCGTCCCTCGCGCTGCACCTTGCTGGGCTACACGCCGGGCACCATCATGGTGGAAGGTAGCACCCTAGGTAACTGGTTTTTCGAGGTCGAGCATCAGCCGGAGGTCGGCCCAGCGGCCTATGACGAGGGCGCCGCCATCCTGACCGAGTTCTTCCACCGAGAACTCAAGGCCTTCCTTGGCCCCGACCTGCTCCCCGCCGGACAGCGCATCATCGAGTGCTGCCTCGCGGGCGGCAGCCTCCAGGACTACCAGGGGCTGCTCGATCTGCCTTGCCTTGAGCCAGACGAGGGCTGAAGGATCACCGGTGGCAACCAAAAACCACGACAGGCGCTGGAGTGTCGTCGCCGGGGCCCTGATCATTCAAGGCAGCCTGGGCGCGGTCTACATCTGGAGTGTGTTTCAGACGCCTTTGCTCGCCCAGTTTCCGCGCTGGTCGGAGACCCAGGTCACCCTGCCAGCACAATTGGTCATCGCGGTTCTTGCCTGTTCCGTGATCCTGGGCGGCTTCATCCAGGATCGGTTGGGGCCACGACTGGTGGGCAGCCTCGGCGGCCTGATTCTCGGACTGGGGCTCATCCTTGCCGGGCTGACGGGACACTTCCCGTCGGGGCCGGCACTGGCCTGGCTCATTGGCACCTATGCGGTGCTCGGCGGCATTGGCATCGGCATGGCCTACGTCTGTCCGGTCGCCACCTGCGTGAAATGGTTCCCGGATAAGCGGGGGCTTATTACCGGCCTGGCTGTCGCTGGCTTCGGCGCCGGCGCTTTTTTCTTCGCGCCCCTGGCGCAGGCACTCATCAGCGGCAGCGATTACGAACTGTTCGGCGTCGCACTCTTTCCATTGCCCCAGGCGGGTGTCTTCAATACCTTTATTGTGCTGGGTGTAATCTTTCTGCTGGCGGTGGTCCTCGGCGCCCAGTTGCTGCGCAACCCGCTGCCTGGCTATTGTCCGCCTGGCTGGACGCCGCCGTGCTCGACCAGCAGCCAGCCATCGGGCCAGAGCGATTTCACACCAGAGTCCAGACCCGAATCCAATCCCAAACCCGATTTCACACCCAATTTCAAACCGGGCAAGATGTTGCGCACGCCGACCTTCTGGTTGCTGTGGATCACCTATCTTGCCGGCAGTACCGCCGGGCTGATGGTGATCATGAAGGCAGCCCCAATCTGGAAGGCCTTCAGCCTTTCGGCAGCGGCGGCATCAGAGATTCCGGTCTCCCACGAGTACTTCGCCGATATTGCTTCGGCGGCAGCCATGGCGGTCGCCGTGCTCGCGCTCTTCAACGCCGCCGGGCGCATCCTCTGGGGCCGGGTCTCCGACAGCCTTGGTCGCAGGCCGACTTTGGTGTTGATGTTCATCCTGTGTGCACTGGTCTTATTCGCGCTTGACTGGATGCGGCCCTATCCCCTTTATCTGCTCGGCGTATCGCTGATCGCGCTGTGCTTCGGTGGCTATCTGGCCCTGTATCCGGCCATCTGCGCCGACTACTTCGGCACCCGCCACATTGGCGTGAATTACGGCCTGCTCTTCACCGCCTACGGCAGCGGTGGGCTGCTTGGCCCCTTCCTGGCCGCCGCGCTCCTGCGGACGGACGGGAGCATTCAATACCAGGCGCTGGATGCGACCGGAAGCCTCGCCACCGGCGTCTTTCAGCTCGGGGAATACAATGTCGCCTTCATGAGCGCCGGATTCCTGTGCCTGGCAGCCGCGCTGTTAACCCTTGCATTGCGCCCCCCGCAAAGCGACAAGCCCGGTTCCCGAACCTGTGCACAGGACACATTAATGAGTCATTAATTTAGGAAAGTAGAGGCCGCGCCTGCCCCGGAATATGCCCCCGCGCACAACGGACCAAGCTGTCGCCCCGGTCGATCAGGGTTTTCCCTGTTCAACCGCGTGCAAGGCCTCGGCGCGATCCGTGCCAAGATTGGCGCGGAGAAAGGCCTTGTCCATTGGCAGCTCCAGTGTCCAGCCTGTGGTCGGATCGAGAGTCACCTTGCCCTTGGTCAAGCTGAAGTCGAGCAGATGTCCAGCCGAGGCGCGATCATCGGACAGAAAGTGCAGGTGGAAGCCGGGCACATTCAGCCCTTTGACATAGCTCGGGCACCAGAAGCCGATCAAGGTGCCGGCGATCTTTTCGCGCTTGAAGTACGTCTGCTCCTTGGCGACCTCCTTGAGTGGCCGATAGGGCGGCTCCTGCGCGGGGACGCTGCGGTAGTGAATGCTGGCGAATTGGCCATCCACACGCACCGCGTAGGTCAGGTTTGGGCTCGGCAGTTCCGCTTCCAGCCAGGTTTTAAAGGCCGCGTAATCCAGCCCGGGCGGTGGTTGCAGCTGTTCGTCGGCGTCGAACCAGGTCAGGCTGATAAAAGGCGTGGCCGCGGTGCCTGGCATTTTCCGCACTGTCCCGTCAGCCGCGGCCTGGTAGATATCCCCAGCGACGAGAATCAACTCCCCATCCAAACCCGCAAAGGTGCCAAGACCAAAATCGCCATGCGTGAGTACCTCATCCAGGGTGGCCAGCGGCTGGTAGACGCCGGCAAGTAGGGCATCGATGGTGGAGACTTGAAACAGGGTGTCACGATCGGATTGCGCAACAGACGCCGTGGCTAGGAGTTGCGTGGCGAAGAAAAAGATCGCGCTGGGCAGAAACAGGCGCATGGTCGAGACTCCGAAGATTGCAGTGGCCGACGGCCGCGGTGGTCAGGTGAGTAAATCTTGTAGCCGCAGGGATTTCCCGGTATCGAGATAGGCGATCTGGGCGAGGAACACCTGCGCGGTGTTCAGTGCGTCGGAGAGCGCATTGTGCGCGGTCATTTGCGGCAGGTTATAGCTCTGGGCCAGCGCATGGAGACGAAGATCAGAGGGTCGGTAGGCCTGCTGGCGGCGTTCCAGGCTGCGTCTGGCAAGAGCCTCGGTGTCCACCACGCGCACAAGAGGCTCATCGCCAAAAAAATCGCGACAGGCGGCGGCGAGAAAGCCACGCTCAATGCGCGCATGATGGGCCACCAAAACCCGGCCGCCGAGAACGCGCAAAAAGTCGGTAAGCACCTCTTTAAGGGGTTCGCCGCGCGCGGCCTGATCATCGGTGATCTGATGAATCACCGCGCTTTCGGCTGAAATAGCCTGATCGACTTTAATCATTCGGTGCTGGGCTCCATCCAGGCGAATGCGATTACCATCGATCGGCACCCAGCCAAAGCTGAGAATCTGGTCTTTGACGGGATACAAGCCGGTTGTCTCGAAATCGAGCGCCACATAATCAGTATCGCGATATTCTTGCCTAGCACGCGGGAGTGGCTGCGCATAACAATCGCGCAGCGCCCCGAAGGGCAGGTTGTAAATGGTCCAGCGGCGGCGGGCTTCGAGCAGGACGTCGTTGTTCATGGGAATCTGGGGCAGCCGTCTTGTTGGCGGTTCCTGAATGGTGACAGCGCGGTTTCAATAGACCAGGCAACGGGAATCAGCGCGCGCCCTGGACGGCTGCTCGATTCTCCGACTTGGTCAATCCCCTGCGCATTAGGCGAAGCGTCCGGCCTGATAGCGCTGGCCGAGGGTTTCTTGCAGCGAGGCAATCAGGGTAAAGGCATCCTTCATGTGACCGCGCTCAAGCGCCGAGAGGCTATCCGGCGAGAGAAAATTATCCGCATCTACACCCGCACGGAGCTGATTGGCCTGATGGCGCACGCGCAGGGTGCCAATAAACTCGAGTGCATCAATGAGGTTAGCCGCGCCGTCGCGACTTAGCGCGGCACTGCCGGCGACCATCTGCAAACGCTCAAGGCTGTTAACATCAGGAATACCGGCTGAGAGCGCATGCACCCGAGCCATGTCGATAATGGGGACGGTGCCGCGCAGCTTGAGGTCGAATGTTTGGTCGTGATCACCGCCGCGGATCAACACAAAATTGCGGAAAAAACCCAGTGGCGGCCGGTGTTTGATGGCATTGGCCGCCATGTGTGCGATAAAAATCCTGTTTTCACTGGTTTTGCGCAGAACCTCACGCTGCAAGGTCGAGAACAAGTGTTCCGGGTCATGCAGGGCGCGCAGATCAAAAAAGACGCTCGCATTGAGCAAGGCCTGAGGTTGCGGTCGTTCAATCCAGTCAGAAAAATAATGTCGCCAGGCGGCAAGTGGCTGTCGCCATTTCGAATTGGAGGCCATCACATCGCCAGGGCAATGCACAAAGCCGCAGTCGTTCAGTCCGTTGGTGACCAGGGTGGCAAGAGACTGAAAATACCTATCCTGCTCCGGCGTGGGCGCCTCGGCGAGCAGCAGCGCATTGTCCTGATCGGAGTGTACGGATTGCTCGCGCCTGGCCTGTGAGCCACCTACCATCCAGCAGTAGGGCATTGGCGGAGGACCGAGTTCGCGCTCGGCCAATTCAAGCAACCGCTGGTTGATCGCGTCCGTGACCGCGGTAATCGCTTGGCCGACCTGATCGCCAGTCGCGCCGGAGGCCACCAGATGAATCTGTAATTCCGAAATTTTTTGCGCGGTGACAACCAGGGTTTTGAGATCTTCAGCCTTATGGATGTCGCCAACCAGATAAACGGCATTGGCACTCTGAAAGCGCACCAGATCAGAGGTTGAAATCACGCCG includes:
- a CDS encoding DUF4914 family protein translates to MSPTDFSPAHPNSRGPQNSQTRRLLDLPLPPETIALLSAAPSVTIASRHDELIKLAVRDAPTDGSQEVAYEVPGRGRVVEAEVCRTRNGICANYIEPYMRRRDPDCLVIGDDRPTDKPTFDARFGGAFDPVRAATFDWLKTQPLAVFAFHAGLPSPATQALAIVPDNAGFFALGLALLQGIVPLEELPADFQPKALIYVAPPFRHTHFEGRQIVVHNRRENLHELFSYNLYPGPSAKKGVYGVLLNIGEEERWVTMHCATVQVVTPYENKVVISHEGASGGGKSEMLEYAHRQPDGTLLLGRNLETGETRKFTLPKGCDLRPVTDDMALCHPSLEKGNGKLSLMDAEDAWFVRCNHIDRYGTDPHIEALTVHPPQPLLFLNIHGRPGATTLLWEHIEDAPGEPCPNPRVIIPRKIIPQVVQGAVDVDVRSMGVRTPPCTTERPSYGIIGLFHLLPPALAWLWRLVAPRGHANPSIVETEGMTSEGVGSYWPFATGRMVDHANLLLNQIIDTPEVRYVLIPNQHIGAWEVGFMPQWITREYLARRGGARFAANRMRPSRCTLLGYTPGTIMVEGSTLGNWFFEVEHQPEVGPAAYDEGAAILTEFFHRELKAFLGPDLLPAGQRIIECCLAGGSLQDYQGLLDLPCLEPDEG
- a CDS encoding exonuclease domain-containing protein, whose protein sequence is MNNDVLLEARRRWTIYNLPFGALRDCYAQPLPRARQEYRDTDYVALDFETTGLYPVKDQILSFGWVPIDGNRIRLDGAQHRMIKVDQAISAESAVIHQITDDQAARGEPLKEVLTDFLRVLGGRVLVAHHARIERGFLAAACRDFFGDEPLVRVVDTEALARRSLERRQQAYRPSDLRLHALAQSYNLPQMTAHNALSDALNTAQVFLAQIAYLDTGKSLRLQDLLT
- the budA gene encoding acetolactate decarboxylase, whose protein sequence is MRLFLPSAIFFFATQLLATASVAQSDRDTLFQVSTIDALLAGVYQPLATLDEVLTHGDFGLGTFAGLDGELILVAGDIYQAAADGTVRKMPGTAATPFISLTWFDADEQLQPPPGLDYAAFKTWLEAELPSPNLTYAVRVDGQFASIHYRSVPAQEPPYRPLKEVAKEQTYFKREKIAGTLIGFWCPSYVKGLNVPGFHLHFLSDDRASAGHLLDFSLTKGKVTLDPTTGWTLELPMDKAFLRANLGTDRAEALHAVEQGKP
- the nifE gene encoding nitrogenase iron-molybdenum cofactor biosynthesis protein NifE — encoded protein: MKQQDIAALLDEPACEHNQKSKSGCAKLKPGATAGGCSFDGAQIALLPIADVAHIVHGSIACAGSAWDNRGTRSSGPTLFKVGMTTDLTEQDVIMGRGEKRLFHGIKQAIDNYDPAAVFVYNTCVPALTGDDVGALCRAASQRWGKPVISVDAAGFYGTKNLGNRIAGEVMVRDVCGTREPDPIPPGIERADFKVHDICLIGEYNIAGELWHMLPLLDELGLRVLCTLSGDARFHEVQTMHRSRANMMVCSKAMINVARKLRESYGTPWFEGSFYGVADVSRALRDFARLLNDPNLSARTEALIAREEARIHQALAPWREKFAGKRVLLYTGGVKSWSVISALQDLGMTVVATGTRKSTEDDKARIRALMGEEAVMIEDGNPRGLLDLCAKYQVDMMIAGGRNQYTALKARLPFLDVNQEREFGYAGYEGMLELARQLDVTLSSPIWSRVRRAPPWRSGVKAEARSGQLAPESANATAQEVAHG
- a CDS encoding L-lactate MFS transporter, giving the protein MATKNHDRRWSVVAGALIIQGSLGAVYIWSVFQTPLLAQFPRWSETQVTLPAQLVIAVLACSVILGGFIQDRLGPRLVGSLGGLILGLGLILAGLTGHFPSGPALAWLIGTYAVLGGIGIGMAYVCPVATCVKWFPDKRGLITGLAVAGFGAGAFFFAPLAQALISGSDYELFGVALFPLPQAGVFNTFIVLGVIFLLAVVLGAQLLRNPLPGYCPPGWTPPCSTSSQPSGQSDFTPESRPESNPKPDFTPNFKPGKMLRTPTFWLLWITYLAGSTAGLMVIMKAAPIWKAFSLSAAAASEIPVSHEYFADIASAAAMAVAVLALFNAAGRILWGRVSDSLGRRPTLVLMFILCALVLFALDWMRPYPLYLLGVSLIALCFGGYLALYPAICADYFGTRHIGVNYGLLFTAYGSGGLLGPFLAAALLRTDGSIQYQALDATGSLATGVFQLGEYNVAFMSAGFLCLAAALLTLALRPPQSDKPGSRTCAQDTLMSH
- the nifN gene encoding nitrogenase iron-molybdenum cofactor biosynthesis protein NifN, with product MAEIVKRNKALSVSPLKASSTLGATLAFLGFNRGIPLLHGSQGCTAFGKIFFIQHFREPIPMQTTALDQVSAIMGSDENLIEGLRTICEKHQPALIGVPTTGLVEAQGTDPKRALKEFRARYPGYDQVAIVPVHSPDFAGCLESGYAQTVSRIIEDLVPDAASASTRPGRRKRQLNVLVGSALTPGDIEYLKDLLERFQLRPVVVPDLSDALDGHLADTDYSALTIGGTLIEELATLGDAAATLVIGRSMDAAADLLKARTGVPDVRFAHLMGLDAMDALVMALADISAEPVPERVERQRAQLQDAMLDAHFSLGQGRFAIAGDGDLLLGFSDLLAEMGAETVAAVAPANAPCLREVKTAQVKIGDLEDLEQLARAAGAEVLICNSHGAASAERLGIPLVRAGFPQYDLIGGYQRCWIGYTGTRQTLFDLANIMLSLEKGDIHPYRSRLKQWPTAECLAA
- a CDS encoding DUF294 nucleotidyltransferase-like domain-containing protein: MDIELIEIRDFLASHPPFDALPEETLTALPKSLTVRYLRRGSSFPPEDESTPALYILRRGAIELRERGGDLIGKLAEGDTAPSACNDRRVQRNIIGTVSEDSLIYLLPCELLGRLRAEHSDFAAHFDQSVSERLRNAIDLVKERGNLSSTSLMTVRVRDLIGEHLVSTTPDTSIEQAARIMSEARCSSLVIMEDHQLRGLLTVRDLRDRCLAAGLSPQRPVSEIMTQRLHTTTADTLGFQTLITMSRLNVHHLPVLRDGQVVGVISTSDLVRFQSANAVYLVGDIHKAEDLKTLVVTAQKISELQIHLVASGATGDQVGQAITAVTDAINQRLLELAERELGPPPMPYCWMVGGSQARREQSVHSDQDNALLLAEAPTPEQDRYFQSLATLVTNGLNDCGFVHCPGDVMASNSKWRQPLAAWRHYFSDWIERPQPQALLNASVFFDLRALHDPEHLFSTLQREVLRKTSENRIFIAHMAANAIKHRPPLGFFRNFVLIRGGDHDQTFDLKLRGTVPIIDMARVHALSAGIPDVNSLERLQMVAGSAALSRDGAANLIDALEFIGTLRVRHQANQLRAGVDADNFLSPDSLSALERGHMKDAFTLIASLQETLGQRYQAGRFA